In Dioscorea cayenensis subsp. rotundata cultivar TDr96_F1 chromosome 11, TDr96_F1_v2_PseudoChromosome.rev07_lg8_w22 25.fasta, whole genome shotgun sequence, a single genomic region encodes these proteins:
- the LOC120272582 gene encoding LOW QUALITY PROTEIN: transmembrane protein 53-like (The sequence of the model RefSeq protein was modified relative to this genomic sequence to represent the inferred CDS: deleted 1 base in 1 codon), whose product MASFSTTLHRPLSAIAAVAVAAVSTDLPERFPGPKTAEQQPSPSPSVGFSASPSWFPRISISNLTRTSFPVLIAPYQYAKLAKPQEIGPAIRSSPADDVMYQWHLPAPSVGESECSLAKSQTVVVLLGWLGAKQKHLNKYAEWYTARGFHAITFTFPMGDIIGYKIGGKVEQNLDLFAEHLAGCVAEEDGKKLVFHTFSNTGWLTYGVLLEKFKKDDPSLMGKIKGCIVDSAPVAAPDPQVWASGFSAAFLKKQSVATKGGLVSNGAGLSMMVHSNSKFDQKPALAETALLTILERFFGVVLNLPSINRRLSDVLEVLSSEQPKCPQLYIYSSADRVIPAKSVETFIERQRKAGHVVRACDFVSSPHVDHFRNHPVLYTTQLTTFLNDCVITCCKNST is encoded by the exons ATGGCGTCTTTCTCCACGACTCTCCACCGTCCTCTCTCCGCAATCGCTGCCGTTGCCGTTGCCGCCGTGTCTACTGACCTCCCTGAGAGGTTCCCCGGTCCAAAGACCGCCGAACAACAGCCATCTCCCTCGCCTTCAGTGGGTTTCTCTGCGTCTCCTTCATGGTTTCCCCGGATTTCCATTTCCAACCTAACAAGGACCTCCTTTCCGGTTCTCATCGCTCCTTATCAGTATGCAAAGCTTGCGAAGCCGCAGGAAATTGGTCCAGCGATCCGTTCTTCGCCGGCGGATGATGTTATGTATCAGTGGCACTTGCCGGCGCCTAGTGTGGGAGAGTCTGAATGCTCTTTGGCTAAGTCTCAGACGGTGGTGGTTTTGCTGGGGTGGTTGGGTGCAAAGCAGAAGCATTTGAACAAGTATGCTGAATGGTACACTGCGAGAGGGTTTCATGCTATTACTTTCACCTTTCCCATGGGAGATATCATTGGGTACAAGATTGGGGGGAAGGTGGAACAGAATCTTGATTTGTTTGCTGAGCACTTGGCTGGTTGTGTTGCTGAAGAGGATGGGAAAAAACTGGTCTTTCATACGTTTAGTAATACTGGCTGGTTGAC ATATGGAGTTTTATTGGAGAAGTTTAAGAAGGATGATCCTTCATTAATGGGGAAGATCAAAGGTTGCATTGTGGACTCTGCACCTGTTGCTGCTCCTGACCCTCAG GTTTGGGCGTCCGGTTTCTCTGCTGCATTTTTGAAGAAGCAGAGTGTAGCAACAAAGGGTGGGTTGGTTTCAAATGGTGCTGGGCTGAGCATGATGGTCCATTCCAATTCTAAATTTGATCAAAAACCAGCACTTGCAGAAACTGCTCTGCTGACCATTCTTGAGAGATTCTTTGGGGTGGTTTTGAACCTTCCAAGCATTAACAG GAGGCTATCTGATGTATTGGAAGTTCTATCATCAGAACAACCAAAATGCCCACAACTGTATATTTACAGCTCTGCTGACAGAGTCATTCCAGCAAAATCTGTGGAAACATTCATTGAGAGGCAAAGAAAG GCTGGACATGTAGTAAGAGCTTGTGATTTTGTGTCCTCACCTCATGTTGACCATTTTCGCAACCATCCAGTCCTCTATACTACTCAACTCACTACCTTTTTAAATGATTGCGTGATCACCTGTTGCAAAAATTCTACGTAG